GTGCAGCTTGAACGCGAGTTCGCCGTCGAGCGTCTTGCCGCCCGCGGCGTCGAGATCGGCGAGCGCCGCCTCGAGGATCGACATCCCGTGCTCGATCGTCTCGAAGAAGCGCTCTTCCTCCTGGCGCAGCACGTCGGTCACGCGCTGCTCGGCTTCCTTCAGCTCCGGATAGGCGGCGCCCATCTCGGCGACGAGATCCGCCACGAGCTTGTGGAAGAACGGCCCCTTGCGGCCGAGCTTGTAGCCGTGGCGGATCGCGCGGCGCACGATCCGGCGCAGCACGTAGCCGCGGCCTTCGTTGCCGGGGATCACGCCGTCGACGATCAGGAACGAGCACGCGCGGATGTGATCGGCGATCACCTTCAGCGAGTTGTTCGCGAGATCGGCGACGCCCGTTTCGCGCGCCGACGCCTTGATCAGCTGCTGGAACAGGTCGATCTCGTAGTTGCTGTGCACGTGCTGCAGCACGGCCGCGATCCGCTCGAGGCCCATGCCGGTGTCGACGCACGGCTTCGGCAGGCGCGTCATGTTGCCCTGCGCGTCGCGGTTGAACTGCATGAACACGAGATTCCAGATCTCGATGTAGCGATCGCCGTCTTCCTCCGGCGACCCCGGCGGGCCGCCCCAGACGCCCGGGCCGTGATCGTAGAAGATCTCCGAGCACGGGCCGCACGGGCCGGTGTCGCCCATCTGCCAGAAATTGTCCGACGCGTAGCGCGCGCCCTTGTTGTCGCCGATCCGGATGATCCGCTCGGCGGGCACGCCCACTTCCTTCGCCCAGATGTCGTAGGCCTCGTCGTCGTCGTGATAGACGGTGACCCAGAGCTTGTCGGCGGGCAGCTTGTAGACGGTCGTCAAGAGCTCCCACGCGTAATGGATCGCGTCGCGCTTGAAGTAATCGCCGAACGAGAAGTTGCCGAGCATCTCGAAGAACGTATGGTGGCGCGCGGTGTAGCCGACGTTCTCGAGATCGTTGTGCTTGCCGCCCGCGCGCACGCTGCGCTGCGCGGTGGTCGCGCGGGAGTACGGGCGCGTCTCGGCGCCGAGGAACACGTCCTTGAACTGCACCATCCCCGAATTGGTGAAGAGCAGCGTGGGGTCGTTACCGGGCACGAGGCTCGACGAGCGGACGATCGTGTGGCCCTTCGATTCGAAGAACTTGAGGAATTTCTCGCGGATTTCGGCGGCTTTCATAGCGTGCGGGGACGGTCAGGCCAAAACTGGGTTGAGCGCCGGCCGCTCCGGCTCAAGCGGGCGGCGGCGGGTTTCTGAAACGATCGATTATACGGGATAGATCCGCGGTCGCGGCCGGCGGGCGTTCCGGGCAGGCGGCGGCCCGTCGGGGCGATGAGCCGGGCGGTGGCGCGGACGGCGTCCCGGGGCCATCCCCGGGGCGTGCTGGCGTGCGCCGGATGCGCGGGGTCGTTCGGCGGCCACGCTCGAACCGAACGCCCCCCGCTGCGCCCCGCCCGCCTCGCTTGCGCGACAACCGCGCACGAATCGCTTTAAGATGCGGCGGGAGACACCGACCGGACAACCCAACCCGGCGCCCGCCCGCGCGATCGCGCCATGCCCGGCGCGATGCCTGCGCGCGCGCCGGCCGATAGCGCAGCCAACAGAGGAGACTGATCGAAGATGGGAACCCTCAGCCATATCCGCGTCCTGGACCTGAGCCGCGTGCTCGCCGGCCCGTGGTGCGCGCAGACGCTTGCCGATCTCGGCGCCGACGTGATCAAGGTCGAGCGCCCGGAACTCGGCGACGACACCCGGCACTGGGGCCCGCCGTACCTGAAAACGCCGGACGGCGCCGACACGCGCGAGGCCGCGTACTACCTCGCCGCGAACCGCAACAAGCGCTCGGTGACGGTCGACATCGCGACGCCCGAGGGCCAGCGGATCGTCCGCGAGCTCGCCGCGCAATGCGATGTCGTGCTCGAGAACTACAAGGTCGGCCAGCTCGCGAAATACGGGCTCGACTATGCGTCGCTCGCGGCCGTAAAGCCCGATCTCGTCTACTGCTCGGTGACGGGCTTCGGCCAGACGGGCCCGTACGCGCACCGCGCCGGGTACGACTTCATCATCCAGGGGATGGGCGGCTTCATGAGCATCACGGGCGAGCGCGACGGCCTGCCGGGCGGCGGTCCGCAGAAGGCGGGCGTCGCGATCGCCGATCTCGCGACGGGCCTCTATTCGACGATCGCGATCCTCGCCGCGCTCGCGCACCGCGACCGCACGGGTTGCGGCCAGCACATCGACATGGCGCTCCTCGACGTGCAGGTCGCGCTCCTCGCGAACATGAACACGAACTTCCTCGCGAGCGGCAAGCCGCCGGTGCGCTGGGGCAACGCGCATCCGAACATCGTGCCGTACCAGACGTTCGAGACGAGCGACGGCTGGATCATCGTCGCGGTCGGCAACGACGGCCAGTTCCGCAAGTTCGTCGACGCGGGCGGGCGGGCGGAGCTCGCCGACGACGCGCGCTTCGCGACGAATCCGGCGCGCGTGCGCCATCGCGACACGCTCGTGCCGATCATCGCGGAGATGACGAAGACGCGCACGAAGCGCGAGTGGCTCGACGCGCTCGAGGCGCTCGGCGTGCCGTGCGGGCCGATCAACGATCTCGCCGAAGTATTCGACG
Above is a window of Burkholderia thailandensis E264 DNA encoding:
- a CDS encoding CaiB/BaiF CoA transferase family protein yields the protein MGTLSHIRVLDLSRVLAGPWCAQTLADLGADVIKVERPELGDDTRHWGPPYLKTPDGADTREAAYYLAANRNKRSVTVDIATPEGQRIVRELAAQCDVVLENYKVGQLAKYGLDYASLAAVKPDLVYCSVTGFGQTGPYAHRAGYDFIIQGMGGFMSITGERDGLPGGGPQKAGVAIADLATGLYSTIAILAALAHRDRTGCGQHIDMALLDVQVALLANMNTNFLASGKPPVRWGNAHPNIVPYQTFETSDGWIIVAVGNDGQFRKFVDAGGRAELADDARFATNPARVRHRDTLVPIIAEMTKTRTKREWLDALEALGVPCGPINDLAEVFDDEQVRARGMQVELPHPSGATVKLVRNPIRMSETPPDARSAPPLLGEHTDAVLRDMLGYGDAAIAALRDKRVV